A portion of the Sphaerochaeta pleomorpha str. Grapes genome contains these proteins:
- a CDS encoding sugar ABC transporter ATP-binding protein: MENLFLSMHHISKQYAGVRALDNVDFTIREGEIHCLVGTNGSGKSTLVKIISGVIKPSPSSEIEIYGKKVSRLTSAEAKKHGIEVIYQDLSLFPNLTVQENISLSGLFSGKKKTVSWKQCHETALTAMGKIGIALPLDCLVSELSMADQQLVAICRALTRDIHLLIMDEPTTALTTKEIEALLNVVVDLKSKGIATLFISHKLNEIMEVAERVSVIRDGKMIGCFSSSELDDKKIEFYMTGENISYCPYHIKPDRSQIPLLEMKKVSRRNSFKDIDFRLYRGEIVGITGLLGSGRTELALSLFGLNPFEEGEILIDGKMVTIDSVQKALAQHIAYVPENRLAEGVILDQSIGKNIVITVLDRMMDSLHLLAPQKMRETINHWVNELHIKIPSEDSSVKTLSGGNQQRVVIAKWIATDPRIFILDNPTVGIDIAAKASIHSVIKSLAVKGLGIIIISDEIPEVLYNCNRVLVMNRGRIIKEFDSASTTEDDIQSFIASRVV, from the coding sequence ATGGAAAATCTGTTTTTATCAATGCATCATATCAGTAAACAGTATGCTGGGGTAAGGGCACTGGACAACGTGGACTTTACCATCAGAGAAGGAGAAATCCACTGTCTCGTTGGGACCAACGGGTCGGGCAAATCCACATTGGTGAAGATTATATCAGGGGTGATTAAGCCTAGTCCTTCCTCAGAGATCGAAATCTATGGGAAAAAAGTTTCTCGCCTAACATCTGCGGAGGCAAAAAAACATGGGATTGAAGTTATTTATCAGGACCTTTCCCTGTTTCCCAATCTGACTGTACAGGAAAATATTTCGCTGAGTGGACTATTCTCAGGAAAGAAGAAAACCGTATCATGGAAACAATGCCACGAGACAGCCTTGACTGCAATGGGTAAGATAGGGATAGCCCTTCCCTTGGATTGCTTGGTTTCCGAACTATCAATGGCTGATCAGCAACTGGTTGCCATCTGTCGGGCACTGACAAGGGATATACACCTTCTGATAATGGATGAACCCACCACGGCCCTTACTACGAAAGAAATAGAAGCGTTGCTCAATGTGGTTGTGGACTTGAAAAGCAAAGGTATTGCAACACTGTTCATCAGTCATAAACTCAATGAAATCATGGAAGTAGCCGAACGAGTTTCGGTGATTAGGGATGGAAAGATGATAGGTTGTTTCAGTTCTAGTGAACTGGACGATAAAAAGATAGAATTCTACATGACAGGAGAAAATATTTCCTATTGTCCCTATCATATAAAACCAGATAGGTCTCAGATTCCTCTTTTGGAGATGAAAAAGGTTTCTCGCAGGAATAGCTTCAAGGATATTGATTTTCGGCTCTATCGGGGTGAAATCGTAGGCATCACGGGGCTGTTGGGCTCTGGAAGGACTGAACTTGCTTTGTCTTTGTTTGGTTTGAACCCGTTCGAGGAGGGCGAAATTCTCATAGATGGGAAAATGGTAACTATTGATTCAGTCCAGAAAGCCCTTGCGCAGCATATTGCCTATGTTCCTGAAAACAGGTTGGCTGAGGGGGTAATCCTGGACCAGTCCATCGGGAAGAATATTGTCATTACTGTTCTTGACCGGATGATGGATTCTCTGCACCTGCTTGCTCCCCAAAAAATGAGGGAGACCATTAACCATTGGGTAAATGAGTTGCATATCAAGATTCCTTCTGAGGATTCTTCTGTAAAAACCCTTTCGGGAGGGAATCAGCAACGAGTGGTAATTGCAAAATGGATAGCTACCGATCCGAGGATCTTTATCTTGGACAATCCTACAGTAGGTATCGATATTGCCGCTAAAGCAAGCATCCATTCGGTTATCAAATCGCTGGCTGTGAAGGGATTGGGTATTATCATCATCTCTGATGAGATACCGGAGGTCTTGTATAACTGTAATCGTGTTCTGGTTATGAACCGGGGCCGTATCATAAAGGAATTCGATTCGGCCAGTACGACCGAGGACGATATTCAGTCTTTCATTGCTTCACGAGTAGTGTAG
- a CDS encoding autoinducer 2 ABC transporter substrate-binding protein, translating to MRKGMRNGPLVFLMIVLFAIPPLFAQGQKATSSDMYEIATVVKITGIPWFNRLEEGVVAAGKELGVNAYQIGPADADPAQQVKMVEDLISKKVDAICITPNDATALEPVFKKAREQGILIITHESPDQKGKDVDIELIDNVAFAKHTWDMLVEGMGTSGKYAVFVGGLTVPLHNLWVDEGLKYAKEKYPDLLLVTSRIPCGEDQELSKQKTLELLKTYPDLDGIVGFGSLGPPGAAQALKEKGLAGKVTVVGTVIPGHAAPYLKEGSLTKGILWDPKDAGFAMNWVAKYLLDGGLLKDLKEIPGVGAVTLIGDVIKVDAMVDITKENVDSFGF from the coding sequence ATGCGAAAAGGAATGAGAAATGGACCTTTGGTGTTCCTCATGATTGTTCTGTTTGCAATCCCGCCATTGTTTGCCCAAGGCCAGAAAGCCACAAGCAGCGATATGTATGAGATTGCTACTGTTGTGAAAATCACCGGCATACCTTGGTTCAACAGGCTTGAGGAAGGGGTTGTCGCAGCAGGAAAGGAATTGGGGGTCAACGCATATCAGATAGGACCCGCCGACGCTGATCCTGCCCAACAGGTAAAGATGGTTGAAGATTTGATCAGCAAAAAGGTGGATGCAATCTGTATTACTCCCAATGATGCCACAGCCTTGGAGCCGGTGTTCAAGAAAGCCCGTGAACAAGGGATCCTGATTATAACCCATGAATCACCGGACCAAAAAGGCAAGGACGTTGATATTGAATTGATAGACAATGTCGCCTTTGCAAAGCATACCTGGGATATGCTGGTTGAGGGAATGGGGACTTCTGGCAAATATGCAGTGTTCGTTGGTGGTTTGACCGTTCCCTTGCATAACCTGTGGGTAGATGAAGGACTCAAGTATGCTAAAGAAAAATATCCTGATCTCCTGTTAGTGACTTCAAGGATACCCTGCGGTGAAGACCAGGAACTTTCAAAACAGAAGACATTAGAATTGCTCAAGACCTATCCAGATCTTGATGGTATCGTCGGATTTGGAAGTCTTGGACCTCCGGGAGCAGCACAGGCTCTGAAAGAAAAAGGGTTGGCAGGAAAGGTTACCGTTGTAGGTACCGTAATTCCTGGCCATGCCGCACCGTATCTGAAGGAAGGTTCTTTGACCAAGGGTATCCTCTGGGATCCAAAGGATGCAGGCTTTGCCATGAACTGGGTTGCTAAATATCTGCTTGATGGCGGATTGCTCAAGGACCTGAAGGAAATACCTGGAGTAGGGGCTGTTACGCTTATCGGTGACGTGATCAAAGTCGATGCAATGGTCGATATCACCAAGGAAAATGTCGATAGTTTTGGTTTTTGA
- a CDS encoding class II aldolase/adducin family protein, whose product METKGIKQEYKQRIVDTGNKMVSLGLTVGTWGNVSVRDPETDLIYIKPSGMPYHEITADDVVVMNSKMEIVEGHRKPSIEFHFHIAIMNARKDVNAIIHTHPIYSSAFSVTRQDIPGISEDFVQIVGDKVTNCKYSLPGTPELAVNVVEGLGDRNAVMIPNHGTVCVGSDIEGALKICHVVEKSAHIYILAKILGTPEVISDSDMDAMQFFARNYYGQGK is encoded by the coding sequence ATGGAAACCAAAGGAATAAAGCAAGAATACAAACAACGTATCGTCGATACGGGAAACAAAATGGTATCTCTTGGGTTGACCGTCGGGACTTGGGGTAATGTCAGCGTACGTGACCCAGAAACCGACCTCATATACATTAAGCCCAGTGGTATGCCTTACCACGAAATTACTGCAGATGATGTTGTAGTGATGAATAGCAAGATGGAAATTGTCGAGGGACATCGCAAGCCTTCTATCGAATTCCATTTTCATATTGCCATTATGAATGCCCGCAAAGACGTGAATGCGATAATCCATACCCACCCGATCTATTCCAGTGCTTTCTCTGTTACCCGTCAGGATATCCCCGGAATAAGTGAGGACTTTGTTCAGATTGTCGGGGACAAGGTTACCAATTGCAAATATTCACTGCCAGGGACTCCTGAGCTTGCTGTGAATGTAGTGGAAGGGTTGGGAGATAGGAATGCAGTCATGATTCCCAACCATGGAACCGTATGTGTTGGTTCTGATATCGAGGGTGCCTTGAAAATCTGTCACGTAGTCGAAAAATCAGCGCATATTTATATATTGGCTAAAATCCTCGGGACTCCAGAGGTTATTTCCGATTCTGACATGGATGCAATGCAGTTCTTTGCCCGCAACTATTATGGACAGGGAAAATAG
- a CDS encoding DeoR/GlpR family DNA-binding transcription regulator: MTKNARLEKVREYLKQNKSATIQELATMLDVSHMTIRRDLAMLAQDDKLKLIHGGVIFHEEEEHKDKYTISLARIHMQEEKKRIALKAVSLIEKGDIIIIDAGSTGELIASYLPENIPLTVICFALNIATIVASKPNCSLIVTGGFFHHSSLVLESTEGLNLLKQNRANKTFITASGVSVNLGVTCSNFFERTTKQASLKAANTKILVADSSKFDLIKSGHFADLSDFDIVITDNKVSEKIVSQIQALENLKLYCV, from the coding sequence ATGACAAAGAATGCTAGGTTGGAAAAAGTGAGGGAATACCTCAAACAGAACAAATCTGCCACCATACAGGAGCTGGCAACTATGCTCGATGTCTCCCACATGACCATCCGTCGAGACCTTGCGATGCTCGCACAGGATGATAAGTTGAAACTGATTCATGGAGGTGTAATCTTTCATGAGGAAGAAGAACACAAGGACAAATATACCATCAGTCTTGCAAGAATCCACATGCAGGAGGAAAAGAAAAGAATTGCCTTGAAAGCTGTCTCTTTGATTGAGAAAGGGGATATCATCATCATCGATGCTGGATCTACAGGGGAACTCATCGCTTCCTACCTACCAGAAAACATCCCCCTGACCGTCATCTGCTTTGCTCTGAACATTGCTACCATTGTTGCAAGCAAGCCAAATTGTTCACTGATTGTGACCGGCGGGTTCTTTCATCATAGTTCGTTGGTTCTGGAAAGCACCGAAGGATTGAACCTTCTCAAACAGAACAGGGCTAACAAAACCTTCATCACCGCGAGCGGGGTGAGTGTAAATCTCGGGGTAACCTGTTCCAATTTCTTTGAACGGACAACAAAACAAGCTTCTTTAAAAGCCGCCAATACTAAAATACTGGTTGCGGATTCCTCAAAATTCGATTTAATCAAATCAGGCCATTTCGCCGACCTCAGTGATTTCGACATCGTAATCACCGACAATAAGGTTAGCGAAAAAATTGTCAGCCAAATACAGGCCTTGGAAAACCTGAAACTCTACTGCGTTTAA
- a CDS encoding LacI family DNA-binding transcriptional regulator yields the protein MSEYKRVTLQDVAKEANVSYASVSAVLNGKDGKSIRVGKLTKAKILECASRLGYVPNMAARKLKNGRNSLIAVFTYEQIFPVDAQNEFYRFFLGIQETAEKNGYDLLILNNRPTVGNPSSRIALADGAVMIGVNRDDQDIVRLVQNNYPLVFVGRREVSGASTHWVTFDYKKVIAEMVAHLLPCCKEGMLVYVEAKAVEREPRRDKRNYLIEVAQKQGLGVVVVEADENHLITKTEMETIAKAKVAIFDRLSLLHPFESLCKEHGLVLGRDLATAVLEDDWQGTFSNWTRWTNERFSLGALAVEYLSAMLDGKDRESLDRYTPLTLIVSQTSENATGLLSCKEPGAR from the coding sequence ATGAGTGAGTATAAACGGGTAACACTGCAAGATGTTGCGAAAGAGGCTAATGTTTCCTATGCATCGGTATCGGCAGTCCTGAACGGAAAGGACGGGAAAAGTATAAGAGTGGGGAAACTTACCAAGGCAAAGATTCTTGAATGTGCTTCCCGTTTGGGCTATGTGCCCAATATGGCAGCAAGAAAGCTGAAGAATGGGCGAAATTCACTTATTGCTGTTTTTACCTATGAGCAGATTTTCCCTGTTGATGCCCAGAATGAGTTCTACCGGTTTTTCCTGGGTATCCAGGAAACGGCAGAAAAGAATGGATATGACCTTCTGATTCTCAACAACCGGCCCACGGTGGGAAACCCTTCCTCCCGTATTGCCCTTGCCGATGGTGCTGTCATGATCGGGGTAAACCGCGATGACCAGGATATTGTGAGGCTTGTACAGAACAACTACCCATTGGTTTTTGTGGGAAGAAGGGAAGTGAGTGGGGCCTCTACCCATTGGGTTACCTTCGATTATAAGAAAGTGATTGCCGAAATGGTTGCCCATCTGCTTCCCTGTTGCAAAGAGGGTATGTTGGTCTATGTTGAGGCCAAAGCGGTAGAACGGGAACCAAGGCGCGACAAGCGCAACTATCTTATCGAGGTTGCTCAAAAACAGGGGCTTGGGGTTGTGGTTGTCGAGGCCGATGAAAATCACCTGATAACGAAAACGGAAATGGAAACCATTGCCAAGGCAAAGGTCGCTATCTTCGATCGGCTTTCCTTGTTGCACCCGTTTGAATCACTTTGTAAGGAGCATGGGCTTGTATTGGGAAGAGACCTTGCAACGGCGGTGCTTGAAGATGATTGGCAGGGGACTTTTTCCAATTGGACCCGCTGGACCAATGAACGTTTTTCCTTGGGTGCCTTGGCTGTGGAATATCTTTCCGCAATGCTGGATGGCAAGGACAGGGAGTCGCTTGACCGCTACACACCCCTTACGCTCATTGTCTCTCAGACTTCTGAGAACGCTACCGGTTTGCTTTCTTGTAAAGAGCCTGGAGCCCGTTAA
- a CDS encoding FAD-dependent oxidoreductase encodes MHTNNFDIIVVGGGIAGSLAAVSAARNRASVLLIEEEGYLGGSMTASGTGPMMTFHAGETQVIRGLCDELIQRLVAKGLSVGHIPDSTGYTYTVTPFDSEGMKRELDLMVQQAGVTVLFHTSVASVSVENGLLASVTCLSCGTLFTVSARYFIDATGDADLIAMAGVPFEQGRATDGRDQPMTTNFKLVDVDLQVIRELMASKVELFPLLSKKPGLEKTASRLSFSGFEDIMRQGCNTGELSFDRDIVLCFETNASNEVIVNMTRINGKNPVDPFSLSEAEIEGRRQVWELYAFMKKNLPGFSQARMISTGPRIGIRSSRRLKGLYRMSIEDMFAQRIFEDAISANGYPLDIHSPDGAATDSRFFPYGAFYTIPLRCLLNDTIPNIIAAGRNISSEFEAHSSLRLSPSCGAIGHAAGTAVALALQSGKDVRYLDIVALHEKLLQEGAFLG; translated from the coding sequence ATGCATACAAATAATTTTGACATAATCGTAGTAGGGGGCGGTATCGCCGGTTCCCTTGCAGCCGTAAGTGCTGCTCGTAACAGGGCCTCTGTATTGCTCATCGAGGAAGAAGGCTATCTCGGGGGTAGCATGACTGCCAGTGGAACCGGTCCTATGATGACCTTCCATGCAGGGGAAACACAGGTAATCCGAGGCCTTTGTGATGAACTCATCCAGCGACTGGTGGCCAAAGGCCTTTCGGTTGGTCATATCCCTGACTCGACCGGGTATACCTATACGGTAACCCCGTTCGATAGCGAAGGTATGAAACGGGAATTGGACTTGATGGTCCAACAAGCGGGGGTTACTGTTTTATTCCACACTTCTGTTGCTTCCGTTTCAGTTGAGAATGGACTGCTCGCTTCGGTAACCTGTCTTTCCTGTGGTACGTTGTTTACCGTTTCTGCCCGTTATTTTATCGATGCCACCGGCGATGCCGATTTGATTGCCATGGCGGGGGTCCCCTTTGAACAGGGGCGGGCAACTGACGGCCGCGACCAGCCCATGACTACCAATTTCAAGCTGGTCGATGTCGACTTACAGGTGATCAGGGAATTGATGGCGAGTAAGGTGGAGCTATTTCCCCTTTTGTCTAAGAAACCTGGGCTTGAGAAAACGGCTTCGCGTCTTTCCTTTTCCGGATTTGAAGACATAATGCGACAAGGATGTAACACGGGAGAGCTTTCTTTCGACCGTGATATTGTCCTGTGTTTTGAAACCAATGCATCCAATGAGGTTATCGTCAATATGACGAGAATTAACGGCAAGAACCCTGTTGACCCATTTTCACTTTCGGAAGCGGAGATAGAGGGCAGGCGTCAGGTTTGGGAACTGTATGCTTTCATGAAAAAGAACCTGCCCGGGTTTTCCCAGGCCAGAATGATTTCCACAGGACCAAGGATTGGAATTCGCAGTTCCAGGAGACTGAAGGGCCTGTACCGCATGTCCATCGAGGATATGTTTGCGCAACGAATATTCGAGGATGCAATCTCTGCAAATGGGTATCCGCTGGATATTCATTCGCCGGACGGTGCTGCTACCGATTCGAGGTTTTTCCCCTATGGGGCGTTCTATACGATTCCTCTCAGGTGTCTACTCAACGATACGATTCCCAATATTATAGCAGCCGGGAGAAATATCAGTAGTGAATTCGAGGCCCATTCCAGTCTTCGGTTGAGTCCGTCCTGCGGTGCCATTGGGCATGCTGCGGGAACTGCTGTAGCCTTGGCTTTGCAAAGCGGGAAGGATGTGCGATATTTGGATATCGTTGCTTTGCATGAAAAGCTATTGCAAGAAGGGGCATTCTTAGGATGA
- a CDS encoding carbohydrate ABC transporter permease yields MKHNTITRNLPYALLLAILTLLFVYPFWWMLVNSLNTSAEIFGDPSFLPKSWAFANYTEIFIVQPFARHYANTLLVALVGTLGNVFISAMSGYAFARMRFPGRNLAFVLLLTALMMPIEVTIIPLFFQMKGWGALDTLFPLMLLPIFGSQGAFSAFMLRQFYVTVPIELEEAARIDGLNPFKIFIKIMFPIALPVLSSVAILAFIGVWNSYLEPLVFINSLQNFTLPLSLTNFNDTYGLPQWHLQLAATTLSIMPVMVVYLVFQKKISNAMVNSGLK; encoded by the coding sequence ATGAAGCATAATACTATTACCAGAAACCTTCCGTATGCCCTATTGCTGGCTATATTGACCCTGTTATTTGTCTATCCTTTCTGGTGGATGCTGGTCAATTCGCTCAACACCAGTGCAGAAATATTCGGTGACCCTTCGTTTCTGCCTAAATCGTGGGCTTTTGCCAATTACACGGAAATCTTTATCGTACAACCCTTTGCCCGCCATTATGCAAACACGTTGCTTGTTGCCCTTGTCGGTACTTTGGGGAATGTGTTTATCTCTGCAATGTCTGGCTATGCGTTTGCCAGGATGAGATTTCCCGGTCGCAACCTTGCGTTTGTATTGTTGCTTACCGCCCTTATGATGCCTATCGAGGTCACCATTATTCCCTTGTTCTTCCAGATGAAAGGCTGGGGAGCTCTCGATACCCTTTTCCCTTTGATGCTGCTTCCGATCTTCGGGAGCCAAGGTGCTTTCTCGGCCTTCATGCTGAGGCAGTTCTACGTGACGGTTCCCATTGAGCTCGAGGAAGCGGCAAGGATTGACGGGTTGAACCCTTTCAAGATTTTTATAAAGATCATGTTTCCTATTGCCCTTCCCGTATTGAGCTCGGTGGCAATCCTTGCTTTCATAGGAGTCTGGAACTCCTATCTGGAGCCGTTGGTATTTATCAATAGCCTGCAGAATTTCACCTTGCCCCTGTCGTTGACTAATTTCAATGACACCTATGGGCTTCCCCAGTGGCATTTGCAACTTGCAGCCACGACCCTGTCTATTATGCCTGTCATGGTGGTCTATTTGGTTTTCCAGAAGAAGATCTCCAATGCTATGGTCAATTCAGGACTGAAGTAG
- a CDS encoding carbohydrate ABC transporter permease yields the protein MKHQKVDSLRSMHQREALVGWAFVTPQMAGFIIFVLLPLFSVFAYGMQDKNLLFGTSTFIGFENFTRLFKDPLFTKSMVNTLVFSAGVVPLNLIFSLLLALYLGKGKNGALFVRGIIFLPVVTSGVAWAIVWKYLLQGGTAGPLNWLLDQIGIAGPNWLFEKGWAMTSVIVTRVMKNLGMNVLIFMGAVMNMPEDVIEAARIDGAKGWKLFHKIKLPLLMPTVMMVTIVTVIGSMRVFDTIKLMTDGGPEGSTMVLVYYIYHQAFKMFDTGYASAIAVVLFLVVLLLTALQWVMRKRISYYEA from the coding sequence ATGAAGCATCAGAAAGTAGATTCCTTGCGCTCGATGCACCAAAGGGAAGCGTTGGTAGGGTGGGCCTTTGTCACCCCGCAGATGGCCGGATTTATCATATTTGTCCTGCTCCCGTTGTTCTCGGTATTTGCATATGGCATGCAGGACAAGAACCTCTTGTTCGGTACCAGTACCTTTATCGGGTTTGAGAACTTCACCAGGCTCTTTAAGGATCCCTTGTTTACCAAATCGATGGTAAACACCCTGGTCTTCAGTGCCGGCGTAGTTCCCTTGAACCTCATTTTTTCCCTGTTGCTTGCCCTTTATCTGGGCAAGGGGAAGAACGGGGCCCTGTTTGTACGGGGCATCATATTCCTCCCTGTCGTTACCTCAGGCGTTGCATGGGCAATTGTCTGGAAATACCTGCTGCAAGGCGGTACTGCAGGCCCGCTCAACTGGTTGCTCGACCAGATAGGAATTGCCGGTCCGAACTGGCTCTTCGAAAAAGGGTGGGCAATGACCAGTGTCATCGTAACCAGGGTAATGAAGAACCTGGGCATGAACGTACTCATTTTTATGGGTGCTGTGATGAATATGCCCGAGGATGTCATCGAGGCTGCGAGAATCGACGGGGCCAAAGGCTGGAAATTGTTTCACAAGATCAAGCTTCCCTTGCTTATGCCCACGGTCATGATGGTTACCATTGTGACAGTTATCGGTTCTATGCGTGTATTCGATACGATCAAGCTCATGACCGACGGTGGACCCGAAGGGTCGACCATGGTTTTGGTCTATTACATCTACCATCAGGCTTTCAAGATGTTCGACACGGGTTATGCCTCGGCAATTGCTGTTGTGCTCTTTCTTGTCGTTCTGCTTTTGACCGCATTGCAATGGGTTATGCGTAAGAGGATTTCCTACTATGAAGCATAA
- a CDS encoding ABC transporter substrate-binding protein, with amino-acid sequence MKQKATLGMKRALILLMVLATVSSLSFAQGAKESTSVATGPVSMTIATWTSNADQIALLGSFVQGFAKEKGIEINANFESIPFAEYNTKLPLELQGSDGPDVFWILETAAPAYIQSGLLAKLNDAMTPYDPSDLSSDAMALWTKGGNVYAIPFSTSPFFMLYNADLFAKAGAKNPDQLIAEGNWTWDAFRAASKQIKDNTGVWAFQTVDGQGYDARILHNLSPIVRSFGGDFWTEDGKIMVNAPQTVKAVQFFHDMVYVDQSVVPPGNQSDFYAGNAAMTVGQISRVSKLNDASFAWGLAPMPSGPNGNAPVIGQAAIGASARSKNAKLASELVAYMTNKASVTAMSGIWPPARKSVLDSEAFLSSNAKVTPMQMKTAVADSIKTGRVLPSHVKYPQIEVESKMSFDKLWNSDANVQAIMDEVAVVYAKYIK; translated from the coding sequence ATGAAACAAAAAGCTACCCTAGGTATGAAACGTGCCCTGATTCTTTTGATGGTCTTGGCAACGGTGAGTTCACTTTCTTTTGCCCAAGGTGCAAAGGAAAGTACAAGTGTTGCAACCGGACCTGTCTCGATGACCATCGCGACTTGGACAAGCAACGCCGACCAGATTGCTCTGCTTGGTTCCTTCGTACAGGGTTTCGCCAAGGAAAAAGGCATTGAGATCAATGCCAACTTCGAATCAATTCCGTTTGCAGAATACAACACCAAGCTTCCCCTCGAATTGCAGGGCAGTGATGGTCCCGATGTGTTCTGGATATTGGAAACCGCTGCCCCTGCGTATATCCAGTCTGGTTTGCTTGCCAAACTTAACGATGCCATGACACCCTATGATCCATCTGACCTTTCCTCCGATGCCATGGCCCTCTGGACCAAGGGCGGAAACGTCTATGCCATTCCGTTCTCGACTTCACCTTTCTTTATGCTCTATAACGCCGACTTGTTTGCAAAAGCCGGGGCAAAGAATCCTGACCAGTTGATCGCAGAAGGCAATTGGACTTGGGATGCTTTCAGGGCCGCCTCAAAGCAGATCAAGGACAACACCGGGGTCTGGGCCTTCCAGACTGTCGATGGACAGGGCTATGATGCCCGTATCCTCCACAACCTCAGTCCTATCGTTCGTTCTTTCGGTGGCGATTTCTGGACCGAAGACGGAAAAATCATGGTCAATGCACCGCAAACCGTCAAGGCTGTCCAGTTCTTCCACGATATGGTCTATGTAGACCAGTCAGTAGTACCTCCAGGGAACCAGAGTGATTTCTATGCCGGTAATGCTGCCATGACAGTTGGCCAGATCTCCCGTGTTTCGAAACTGAATGATGCTTCGTTCGCATGGGGTCTTGCCCCGATGCCTTCAGGTCCCAATGGCAACGCCCCGGTTATCGGCCAAGCCGCCATCGGTGCAAGTGCCAGAAGCAAGAATGCGAAACTTGCAAGCGAATTGGTTGCCTATATGACCAACAAGGCAAGCGTTACTGCAATGTCCGGGATCTGGCCGCCAGCAAGAAAGTCTGTACTTGATAGTGAGGCTTTCCTCAGTTCCAATGCCAAGGTTACCCCAATGCAGATGAAGACTGCCGTTGCAGATTCAATCAAGACCGGCCGTGTCCTTCCTTCCCATGTCAAATACCCACAGATCGAAGTCGAATCGAAAATGAGTTTTGACAAGCTTTGGAACAGTGATGCCAATGTTCAGGCTATCATGGATGAAGTAGCTGTCGTCTACGCCAAGTACATCAAATAG
- a CDS encoding GGDEF domain-containing protein — translation MRGEELYSVILGNIHEGVYFVDTERKITFWNKGAERITGYLETEVLGKFCYENILKHVNQQGIHLCLQGCPLHQTLIDGQDREALVYLHHKNGHRVSVKVKTIPMCEGDTIVGAVELFNDNSEREELENNLENLKVLAMKDQLTNLANRRYTEIFLNSKMQELDKLGIPFGIVFMDIDRFKVFNDTYGHEIGDAVLKMVSKTIGGSLRSTDLIGRWGGEEFIAIFSGVDEKQLWDLSEKMRMLVENSTLDVEGESLYVSISLGATVVVEPSDLDSVVKRADDLMYESKAKGRNRTSIG, via the coding sequence ATGAGGGGTGAGGAACTCTATTCTGTAATTTTGGGCAATATCCATGAAGGGGTGTATTTCGTTGACACCGAAAGAAAAATAACATTCTGGAACAAAGGGGCTGAAAGGATTACGGGATACCTGGAAACAGAAGTCCTGGGAAAATTCTGTTATGAGAACATCCTCAAGCATGTAAATCAACAAGGTATCCATCTCTGCCTCCAGGGATGTCCTCTCCACCAGACTCTAATCGACGGGCAAGACAGGGAGGCTTTGGTGTATCTGCACCACAAAAACGGCCATAGGGTGTCTGTGAAGGTCAAAACCATTCCGATGTGTGAAGGTGATACCATTGTAGGCGCGGTTGAATTGTTCAATGACAACTCAGAAAGGGAAGAGTTGGAGAACAATCTTGAAAATCTCAAGGTGCTGGCAATGAAGGATCAACTTACCAATCTCGCGAATCGCCGTTATACCGAAATATTTCTTAATTCGAAAATGCAGGAACTGGACAAGCTTGGCATTCCTTTTGGCATAGTCTTCATGGATATCGACAGGTTCAAGGTTTTCAATGACACATATGGACATGAGATAGGGGATGCTGTCTTGAAAATGGTTTCCAAGACTATCGGGGGAAGCCTCAGATCTACAGATCTGATCGGGCGTTGGGGAGGCGAAGAGTTTATCGCCATATTCAGCGGGGTCGATGAAAAGCAATTGTGGGACCTTAGTGAGAAAATGCGGATGCTCGTAGAGAATTCTACCCTCGATGTTGAAGGTGAAAGCCTGTATGTTTCCATTTCCCTGGGAGCTACCGTTGTCGTTGAACCTTCCGACCTTGATTCTGTAGTAAAGCGGGCCGATGATCTCATGTATGAGAGTAAAGCCAAGGGAAGGAACCGGACAAGTATTGGCTGA